One Cucurbita pepo subsp. pepo cultivar mu-cu-16 chromosome LG20, ASM280686v2, whole genome shotgun sequence genomic window carries:
- the LOC111783608 gene encoding uncharacterized protein LOC111783608: MGDNRGVESWLFVKQVVEGRWFSVFTSFPIMIGCGSPYLFGTYSKLLKTKFDYNQTQLNTLGFAKDLGSNLGVFAGLFAEVAPPWMLFLVGISSNFFSYFMIWLSVSDYIPKPHLWLMFVYIYITSNSQNFPNTAVMVTNVRNFPDQRGIILGLLKGFVGLGGAILTQINLAIYGNKNSTDLLLLLSWLPSIVCFLCFLPIRTIKGRKHPQELKVFYHLLYVSIVIAVFLLFLTITQRNIAFSQAGYASGVAVIVILICLPLLVAIKEELFLFKLGKQTMNPSVVVSLPCEQLEEISKISLPCVSNVCKKPQRGEDYSILQALLSKDMALIFIATVSACGSSVAAIDNLGQIAESLKYPNHSISILVSWISIFNFFGRVFSGFISETLMTKYKLPRPFMFGLTQLFTCTGLLSIAFPYINSVYVASLIIGFGLGAQTPLIFAIISDLFGLKHYSTLLNCGQLAVPLGSYIMNVEVIGRFYDAEATKIGNVKNGKGLTCTGTHCFSESFMILATVTLFGAMASFVLAYRTRDFYKGDVYKKYKDDMEATQSNVELNSFEDKNNEHKKKIDDQSK; this comes from the coding sequence ATGGGCGACAACCGTGGAGTAGAAAGTTGGCTATTTGTGAAACAAGTGGTTGAAGGACGATGGTTTTCAGTGTTCACCTCTTTTCCGATCATGATCGGTTGCGGTTCACCTTACTTGTTCGGAACATACTCCAAActcttaaaaacaaaatttgactacAATCAAACCCAACTTAATACCTTGGGATTCGCTAAAGATCTCGGCTCCAACCTCGGAGTTTTTGCCGGGCTTTTCGCCGAGGTGGCTCCTCCGTGGATGCTTTTCCTTGTGGGGATATCCTCCAATTTCTTCAGCTACTTTATGATTTGGCTCTCCGTTTCTGACTACATCCCAAAACCCCATTTATGGCTAATGTTTGTTTACATCTATATTACTTCTAATTCACAGAACTTCCCCAACACCGCTGTTATGGTCACCAACGTCAGAAATTTTCCTGATCAACGCGGTATCATTTTGGGCCTTCTCAAGGGTTTCGTTGGCCTTGGTGGGGCCATCCtaactcaaattaatttagcAATTTACGGCAACAAAAATTCTACTGatcttctcctccttctttcATGGCTACCCTCCATTGTATGTTTCTTGTGTTTTCTTCCAATTCGGACAATCAAAGGTCGGAAGCATCCACAAGAGCTCAAAGTGTTCTACCACTTGCTTTACGTGTCCATAGTGATAGCGGTGTTCCTCTTGTTTCTCACCATAACCCAGAGAAACATTGCTTTTTCTCAGGCTGGCTATGCCAGTGGCGTCGCGGTCATCGTCATCTTAATCTGTCTGCCCCTTCTGGTAGCTATTAAAGAAGaactttttctcttcaaactcgGTAAACAAACCATGAATCCTTCAGTTGTTGTTTCGCTTCCCTGCGAGCAACTTgaggaaatttcaaaaatttctttgCCGTGTGTCTCAAATGTATGTAAGAAGCCGCAAAGAGGAGAAGATTACAGCATCTTGCAAGCTCTTCTAAGCAAAGATATGGCTCTTATTTTCATAGCAACGGTTTCTGCATGTGGGTCGTCCGTTGCAGCCATTGATAATCTTGGGCAGATCGCCGAGTCACTTAAGTATCCAAATCATTCGATAAGTATTTTGGTTTCATGGATTTCcatattcaatttctttggTCGGGTCTTCTCCGGTTTCATCTCTGAAACCCTTATGACCAAATACAAATTACCTCGCCCTTTCATGTTCGGTCTTACCCAACTTTTCACCTGCACTGGCTTGCTCTCCATCGCATTCCCTTATATAAATTCAGTCTATGTAGCTTCGTTGATCATTGGGTTTGGCCTTGGAGCCCAAACTCCATTGATATTCGCCATAATCTCTGATCTCTTTGGCCTCAAACATTACTCGACACTACTCAATTGTGGGCAACTGGCTGTCCCACTTGGATCTTATATAATGAACGTGGAAGTAATAGGGAGGTTTTACGATGCAGAAGCCACTAAAATTGGAAATGTGAAGAACGGGAAGGGTCTAACTTGCACTGGAACTCATTGCTTTAGTGAATCGTTCATGATTTTGGCTACAGTGACTTTGTTTGGAGCAATGGCTTCGTTTGTGCTAGCTTATAGAACTCGAGACTTCTACAAAGGCGATGTATATAAGAAGTACAAAGATGACATGGAGGCTACGCAGTCGAACGTGGAATTAAATTCTTTCGAGGATAAAAACaatgaacacaaaaagaaaattgatgatCAAAGTAAATAA
- the LOC111783610 gene encoding uncharacterized protein LOC111783610, with amino-acid sequence MGDNRGVESWQFVKQVVEGRWFSVFTSFPIMIGCGSPYLFGTYSKLLKTKFDYNQTQLNTLGFAKDLGSNLGVFAGLFAEVAPPWMLFLVGISSNFLSYFMIWLSVSDYVPKPHLWLMFVYIYITSNSQNFPNTAVMVTNVRNFPDQRGIILGLLKGFVGLGGAILTQINLAIYGNKNSIDLLLLLSWLPSIVCFLCFFPIRTIKARKHPQELKVFYQLLYVSIAIAVFLLFLTITQRNIAFSQAGYAGGVAVIVVLIYMPLLIAIKEELFLSKLGKQTMNPSVVVSIPREQLEEISKTSLSRVSNVSKEPQRGEDFSILQALLSKDMALIFIATVSACGSSVAAIDNLGQIAESLKYPNHSISILVSWISIFNFFGRVFSGFISETLMTKYKLPRPFMFGLTQLFTCTGLLSIAFPYINSVYVASLIIGFGLGAQTPLIFAIISHLFGLKHYSTLLNCGQLAVPLGSYIMNVEVIGRFYDAEATKIGNVKNGNGLTCTGTHCFSESFMILAAVTLFGAMASFVLAYRTRDFYKGDVYKKYKDDMEATQSNVELNSFDDKNNEHKKKTDDQSK; translated from the coding sequence ATGGGCGACAACCGTGGAGTAGAAAGTTGGCAATTTGTGAAACAAGTTGTTGAAGGACGATGGTTTTCAGTGTTCACCTCTTTTCCGATCATGATCGGTTGCGGTTCACCTTACTTGTTCGGAACATACTCCAAActcttaaaaacaaaatttgactacAATCAAACCCAACTTAATACCTTGGGATTCGCTAAAGATCTCGGCTCCAACCTCGGAGTTTTTGCCGGGCTTTTCGCCGAGGTGGCTCCTCCGTGGATGCTTTTCCTTGTCGGGATATCCTCCAATTTCCTCAGCTACTTTATGATTTGGCTCTCCGTTTCTGACTACGTTCCAAAACCCCATTTATGGCTAATGTTTGTATACATCTATATTACTTCTAATTCACAGAACTTCCCCAACACCGCTGTTATGGTCACCAACGTCAGAAATTTTCCTGATCAACGCGGTATCATTTTGGGCCTTCTCAAGGGTTTCGTTGGCCTTGGTGGGGCCATCCtaactcaaattaatttagcAATTTACGGCAACAAAAATTCTATCGatcttctcctccttctttcATGGCTACCCTCCATTGTAtgtttcttgtgtttttttccAATTCGGACAATCAAAGCTCGGAAGCATCCACAGGAGCTCAAAGTGTTCTACCAGTTGCTTTACGTGTCCATAGCGATAGCGGTGTTCCTCTTGTTTCTCACCATAACCCAGAGAAACATTGCTTTTTCTCAGGCTGGCTATGCTGGTGGCGTCGCAGTCATCGTCGTCTTAATCTATATGCCCCTTTTGATAGCTATTAAAGAAGAactttttctctccaaactcGGTAAACAAACCATGAATCCTTCTGTTGTTGTTTCGATTCCCCGAGAGCAACttgaagaaatttcaaaaacttctTTGTCGAGGGTCTCAAATGTATCTAAGGAGCCGCAAAGAGGAGAAGATTTCAGCATCTTGCAAGCTCTTCTAAGCAAAGATATGGCTCTTATTTTCATAGCAACAGTTTCTGCATGTGGGTCGTCTGTTGCAGCCATTGATAATCTTGGGCAGATCGCCGAGTCACTTAAATATCCAAATCATTCCATAAGTATTCTGGTCTCATGGATTTCcatattcaatttctttggTCGAGTCTTCTCCGGTTTCATTTCTGAAACCCTTATGACCAAATACAAATTACCTCGCCCTTTTATGTTCGGTCTTACCCAACTTTTCACCTGCACCGGCTTGCTCTCAATCGCCTTCCCTTATATAAATTCAGTCTATGTAGCTTCGTTGATCATTGGGTTTGGCCTTGGAGCTCAAACTCCATTGATATTCGCCATAATCTCTCATCTCTTCGGCCTCAAACATTACTCGACACTTCTCAACTGTGGACAATTGGCTGTCCCACTTGGATCTTATATAATGAACGTGGAAGTAATAGGGAGGTTTTACGATGCAGAAGCCACTAAAATTGGAAATGTAAAGAACGGGAATGGTCTAACTTGCACTGGAACTCATTGCTTTAGTGAATCCTTCATGATTTTGGCTGCAGTGACTTTATTTGGAGCGATGGCTTCGTTTGTGCTAGCTTATAGAACTCGAGACTTCTACAAAGGCGATGTATATAAGAAGTACAAAGATGACATGGAGGCTACGCAGTCGAACGTGGAATTAAATTCTTTCGATGACAAAAACaatgaacacaaaaagaaaactgatGATCAAAGTAAATAA